One genomic window of Elaeis guineensis isolate ETL-2024a chromosome 2, EG11, whole genome shotgun sequence includes the following:
- the LOC140855250 gene encoding flavonoid 3',5'-hydroxylase 2-like → MVVGGTDTTSNTMEWALAEMMQKPETLRKAQEELDQVVGKDNIVEESHISKLPYLGAVIKEVLRLHPALPLLVPHCPSSPCLVGGYTIPEGSRVFVNVWAIHRDPLLWEDPLEFKPERFLDSNNKWDFSGNDFNYFPFGSGRRICAGISMAERMVGYLLASLLHSFEWKLAEGTKLNLEEKFGIVLKKAKPLIAIPTPKLPNPDLYS, encoded by the coding sequence ATGGTCGTGGGGGGGACAGATACCACATCAAACACAATGGAGTGGGCCTTGGCCGAAATGATGCAGAAACCTGAAACCCTGAGAAAAGCCCAAGAGGAACTCGACCAAGTTGTGGGAAAGGACAACATTGTGGAAGAGTCCCACATTTCTAAGCTGCCTTACCTTGGAGCTGTGATCAAAGAGGTTCTCCGATTGCACCCGGCCCTTCCACTCTTAGTTCCCCACTGCCCAAGCTCTCCATGCCTTGTTGGTGGCTACACCATCCCGGAAGGCAGTCGGGTCTTTGTGAACGTGTGGGCAATACATAGGGACCCTTTATTATGGGAAGATCCACTGGAGTTCAAGCCAGAAAGGTTCTTAGACAGTAATAATAAGTGGGATTTTAGTGGGAATGACTTCAATTACTTCCCATTTGGGTCTGGAAGGAGAATCTGTGCTGGGATCTCGATGGCAGAGAGGATGGTTGGATACCTTCTAGCATCACTGTTGCACTCTTTTGAGTGGAAGCTAGCAGAGGGAACGAAATTGAATCTGGAAGAGAAGTTTGGAATTGTTCTAAAGAAGGCTAAGCCACTGATTGCCATTCCAACACCCAAACTACCGAACCCTGATCTCTATTCATAG